In Plasmodium cynomolgi strain B DNA, chromosome 6, whole genome shotgun sequence, the sequence cccccacaGCTTTACTTACATACGCATCGTTGCCTCCTGAGTTTAATTTCGGGATATCTACATCTAGGTTCAGCAGACTGTTCTTGGGACGATCGTGTGCAAATACTTCTCCTGTGAGTGACCAGTGCTTCTTCTGAATCAGTTCCTTCTCTACTCTGTCCTTCTCCGTTTGGGGCTTGTCCCCCCCAGCCTCGTCCCCTCCATCCTCATCGCTTCTATACTCATCCCCTCCACCTCGGTGCCCGCTGTCAAACTCATTTATCGTGCGCAGTTCTCGCTCGATCTCTTCGTCCGTCTGTTTTCGGCTCCATCGGTCGGGCGCGCGCCGACCGCGCGGCCGTTCGCCCTCTGCACCGAGGTCTTCCTCGTCCTCTAAGTCGTCTATGTCATCTAAGTCATCCTCGTCATCCCCGTCATCCTCGTCATCTAAGTCATCCTCGTCATCCCCGTCATCCTCGTCATCCCCGTCATCCTCGTCAACCTCGTCATCCTCGCCAacatcttcttcctcctcgtcatccTCGCCAacatcttcttcctcctcgtcatccTCGCCATCCTCGTCAacatcttcctcttcctcttcttcttcttcctcctctcccccttcgTAAAAATCGCCGTACTTCAACTTGCGGCCCTCTTCGTAGTCGCACTCGAACTCGTTAAGGTCCACCTCGTCACCGCTACCGCCATCGCCATCACTACCGCCACCGCCATCTCCATCACTACCGCTATCGCCACCGCCATCTCCATCACTACCGCTATCGCCACCGCCATCCCCatcgctccccccccccgaCTGGCCgcgtaacatttttttttcctcttcatcgAGGAATTGGTGCATTTCATCCTCGTCGAAAAATCTGTCTGCTCCGGGGGCATCTCCCCTCTGCTCAGCCTCTCCCCTCTCCAAGCTAACGGAGGTACCCTCGCTGAACTGTGCACCATCCTCCTccgaagaagaagcagaataACCCacctttctccttttagACGAGGGTCCTCTCATATTCATCTTCACCCGATTGACAGCGCGTCTCTTCTGACCCGTCCCTCCTATAGtagcattttcttcctctttggaATACTCCTCCGCTTGGGTCTCCCCTCTCCGATTCTCTATCTGACTGTCCAAGCCTTTTTCAtacttttcaaaaaaggaaagaaggcTCTCcaacttcttctcctttatgAGACACTCGATAAATAACCACAGCTGATCAGAATCGAACCCGGAGTCAACAATCGATATATCGTTATGTTGGTAATcactgtaaaaaaattttacgagCATATTTGAAAAGTACTCAATTATTTCTATAacgtctttttttcccttctggctagttcctttttcctgagcgggtgtttttttctcccccggAAGTAGTTCATCGGTCTGCCTGGAGAACTCGTCGATGAGCTCCGCGTACCTCTTCACTTTAAGTAGTTCCATGTTGTTATGACAAACTGCAAGTTCCTTTGGGGAGGGAGTATAAGACGAGTTTTTACTTCCACCCCCCCCTGTGTTAGGGTTGGCTTTGGCGAAAACGGTGGTAGTGATTAAATGGAGGGGAGAGAACTCCTGACAGTTACTTGTGCTGGTGGATTGACTCCTTTAGCGGATTTACTCCTTTAGTGGATTTACTCCTTTGGCGGCCTTACTCCCTTTGGCTGGATTAACAACACGGGAATGGCCACTCAGAGATGCAAAGTGGCACGAACGAACGTTATCGAATAACAGGAACGGTCACGGGAAGGAGACCTCTCCGCACGGGGGGGCCGTCACAGATAAAATGACACTTGGCCCCTCGACCTGGCCGCTTCACCGATTAACCGATTTTCCGCCAGGCCGACGTTTCATTCGCGCCTCTCCTGAGGCTGCGGTTCATCCAGTAAGGGGGCGCGCAGCACAATgtcgccaaaaaaattggagcaGCAAAAAAGAGGCGGCAACAAacaagtagaaaaaaaaaaaaaaaacaaaaaatagccaaataGCCAAATAGCCAAATAGCCAAATAGCCAAATAGCCAAATAGCCAAATAACCAAATAACCAAATAACCAAATAACCAAAGTAACGCCAAATGACGCCAAATGGATGCCAAAATTACGCCCCCAATTTTGCGACAGAAATAACGTCGAGAGGAACGCCAAAAAGAGTGTTCACCAGAAAAGGTTTTTCCTTCGCGGTAggctttttttccattttccagCTACCCCtccggaaaaaaaaaaaaaaactggtaGCAACGAAGCAGCCCAACAGGGAAAAGAAGCCATACAGGGAAGAAGCCATACAGGGAAGAAGCCCTACAGTGCAGCAGCGCCGCGACGGAAATGCAGCAAACAGCCGTTTGCGGCGCTTCTGTGCCAACCCGTGATAGGAGTCCCCGCTCGGCCATTTAAAACGGGACAAACAGGAGATCACACGCCCGCCATGGTATTATGCCACATTTTATTGCTCTATtgctttatttattttttttttttttttcgactgCAAGTCCCCCGCCAAACGAcgcagaataaaaaaattgggaaaacgCAAAAGTGGCGAGCATGGAGAATATAATAACTTCGCCGACCGCGCACAGGTAGATAAAAAAGtagcatagaaaaaaaaaaaaaaaaaaacgacgcCGCTTTGATGAGGTGTGATGATGGAGCGCAGCACGTACGAATGCatgttgcttcttcttctttctttttttttttttttttaatgagtgTATGGCCTTGCCCACCGGATGAAGTTACAGAAAAGGCCTAATTGAAATGCGAATCGACCTACAGGAGAGTAGCAAAACACCGCTGCTGTCCTTTTTGTGAGGTGAGTTGTCACTGCATCCCCTCCCCTGAGATATGCTGCTGCTCAGACGCGGGGGCGCACGCGGCATGGCCGCCATGAGAGGGTTCAAGTTCGACAAACTCGCGGAGAGTCAAAGTCTAAGCGCACAGGAGGTGGACCATTTGGACCGGGTAAGCATGGTATCCTTGAAAACGTTAAAAAtacctgaacaggtcaggcaaaaattacacaatTTGGCAAAacaatttgtgaaaaaaaaagatttggaaaaattggggagatatgtaatgcaaaaattaacaagCAGGAACTGTGTAGAGTTGCCTCGAATTTTGCCCTCAAAATTGTTGTATCAGTtacaggaggaggaggaggaggaggaggggggggaagcgtgcggagttgaaaaaaagaaaaaaaaacagggaaggaacaaattaaataacctccttgaaaaaaaatcataccAATGCTTGAAGCAGCATTTGGGAGAGTACCAGAACAAGCGGAAAGAGATGGAACAAATGGCATTGGCGCACGCGGAGGATGCGAGACACATAGGAAGGAGTGTTTCCCCCGCGAGGATGACGTTCTTCCCCGAGTCTTCCATCGCGTACACtcttcacaattttaatGCCCACTACGGCGTTATGTACAGAGTTCTGCACGAGATCAGGACTCGGGTCCCAACATTTATGCCAAAAAAAGTTTTGATTTATTCGGGCGTCCCCGCTGTTGCCGTGGTGGCGCTGAATGAGGTGTACCCAGCAGGGGGCATCAGCCAAAGCAGCCAAAGCAGCCACAGCGGCAGTAGCAACAGGGGTAGCAGCAGCGGCAACCACATCGTGGCCGTGGAGTCCTCAGACTCGTTCGAATCAATTTCGAAATACCTAACGGAGCGCATCCCCAACGTGACGTACCAAATGAACCTCTACAgcaacatggaaaaaaagtacgacCTCGTAATAACGTCCCACATGCTACTAACTCTCTATGATTACAACGCAAGAAAtctttacataaaaaatttatgggAGAGATTATCCATAGGAGGGGTCCTCATCATTGTAGAGAGTGGCACCCCCACAGGGTTCCGGATGATCCATTCCTTAAGAGAGCTTTTTATTACCGAATTGAAGTATGATAGGTTTCATTTCATCGCTCCATGTCCTCACGAAAGTATTTGTCCGCTTGCTTTAACAGGCAAGGACTGGTGCCACTTCTCTCAAAGAACACATAGACTCTCTCATCACATCTACTGCAAAGGTAGTCGAGCCAAAAATGTTGATgagttaaaattttcataccTAGTCATCCGTAAATGTGAAGGACCCAGAACAGCATACAAATCTGAAGCAGATGCCATCACTCCTCACGAGAAGTCCTTTTTCTGGCCAAGGGTCATCCTTCCTACGATCAAGTCCGGTAAGCATGTCCTAATCGATGTATGTTCTAGTCCTCAAAACTTCGAGCGACTTGTGGTAACCAAAAGTTCATCCCTAATTCCTAATTTACGAACAAGAAACGGTACCATCCTTAAGGGATATGGATATAAACGTGCGAGGAAGTTACTTTGGGGGGATCTCTTCCGCTTCACAAAGAGAATTAGCCGTCCTGATGCTAGACTCTACACCCCGGAAAGCACCAAGCAGCACCTCTACCGGCTGTACAACCGGCAGAAGCGCCGTCAAAACGTAACGGATGTCGTCGACCGCCAGTCGCGCGAGCACTTCGAGTCACGCGCGGTGCAGTTTTACGGCTCCTAAGTGGGGACAGAGAGACGGAAAAACTCCCCAGTGGGGCCGACGACCTCCCCTGCCCGTGCGACCCTCTGCGAAAAGGGCGCACAGACGATACAGCGCATACAGCGATACAGCGATACACCACACAAACCACACACGCCGATACACCGCACACCACACACCGCCACTGGCTcgattaaaatttaatgctCAAAAAAGTTTCCGTttcgaaaaaacaaaaaaagtttttaacATGGCTTCTTACTGatcatgcattttttccgcgTCTTCTTTTGCGTCTCTTTcgatgccttttttttctttttttggtacCTCCTATGATACCTNNNNNNNNNNNNNNNNNNNNNNNNNNNNNNNNNNNNNNNNNNNNNNNNNNNNNNNNNNNNttttttttttttttttttttttttttttaccaatgGAGAGGAGAATGCCCATGTTACACAATAACGATGGATGTACACAaaaggggttaaaaaaaaataatataaaaataaaataacataacATGTACACGCGTCTTCTGTGggtctttaaaaaatggacaccGCGTGACACTACACAATgttacttttctttttttctttttttctttttttttcttttttgtgcgcCAAGGCAGCGCGAGTGCGGCGATTACACATAAAGCTATGCTACCGCCATGCACTTATATGCGTACTTATGCGGCATGAACTTATGCTGCATGCAGCATGCACTATGTACCTACACGCCCGTATGTGGacgctaaaaaaaaaaattaaaacaaaaatacgtaggaaaaaatagggaagtggaagaaaaaaaaaaaaaaacaaacgcgcaaaaaaaaaaaaagaatgcgCCAGGGGTGGTGTGATGGTATTGTATTTACACACATCGGCACACATTTACTTATGCCTGCAGGAAGCGCCTCAAACGCAAATATGCCTGCTTGCGCCTGGGCGATAGGAGCACCTCTCATCTGTCTGCATAGGGATAAACGCGACACATGGTGTTGTTGTAGGGTTGGCGCACTCCGTGGCGGAATGGCTGTCTTTATCTTCTTTGCGCAGGCGATTTTGCCAGGCCGACCGGTCCCCCACCCTTGCAGAGggtttctcctcctcccggAAAATCTCTCCTCCTGGAAGGTCTCTCCTCCTTTGGGGGGACTTCTCCTCCTGGAAGGCCTCTCCCCCTGGAGGGCCTCTCCTCCTTTGGGAGGACCTCTCCCCATGTGTTCGCCTTCACTTCTTCTTGATCATCTTTTTGACCTTCTTGTTGTTCTTCACGTTGTTCTTGTTcatgttcacatttttgttttttcctcctccggCATTGTTGCTCTTCTTCGACAgctgctcctttttcttgtctATCTTTTTATTGCCAACCTTTTTATTGGCCTCCTTTCCCTTGACGTTTTTCTTCCCGCCTGCCTTGTTCATATTATTGTTCATGTTCTTTTTATTGGCATTTCCGcctccactttttcctttcatttttcccttctggTCATTCTTACCACCAGCTCCtcccttatttttatccttgctgttcacatttttcttgttcatatttttatttcccttactgttattatttttgttgttgttctttCCTCCGttattcttcacatttttattgtttttattttttttcttgtcatctttttttccctcttttttcacatttcctCCTgatcctcctttttttgtatttcccattttgcctttagctagtttattttttgactTCACCttatcattctttttttgttgtcccttgttgttcattttttttttatttctttttttacactaaTTCCTTTCTTGGCCgctttgctatttttatttcctccattattattttttttggaggccttctttttgctctttactgcatttcctcctcctgcagAAGTACCATTTTTTGATTTCTTCGATCCAGCTGAAGGAGCaactttcttttcttttccattttcatcattcTTTCCTTCATCTTCAGGACTGTTATTTTCACCACCATCTCCTCCTCCACTACCTTCTGTGCCTTCTACTTTGGtatctccttcttctgcctctccttttccttctcctttgaTGTCTCCATTAATGTCCGCACCTTCTGCATCCTTCTGACCTgcatcatcgtcatcatcatctgCTCCTTCCATTTCATCATCTTCTGCCTTTGCATCTGTCTCTGCGTCATCCTCATCTTTCTCTCCTTTGATGATAAATTTCAAAACATTTTCTGCGGACATCCCTGGCttgactccttttttaaaataggaCACTACAGAATCATTCTTGATCACAGCGTGTGATCTGGCTATTCGATCATCCTCCTTCAGACATCCCATTTCCTTCAGTACTTTCTTCTCCACATCGCAGAGCAATTCGAAGGGTAGTTCCAGCTTCTCCTTCCATTTTAGCTGCATAGGGGGGGGGCAACAAGGGGAAAACGGTGTGTTACACGACCTGCCGAGTAATGCACCTCACAAAACGGGTGCACCTGGTACAACCTCCAACACTGACGCGATCGCAGTAACCAACTTCTCATACGGAGGGGAGAGCCTCACCCTCACAGCGAGGAAGACACGCGAGATCTCcacgaaaatgcaaaaaagacACCGCCGATAGGTCCACCAAGCGGAAAAGACATGCATGCACAGAGAGGGGGGGGTAAGTTCCTCCTATCCACGTGCACATCATTCGCGCAAACGGGGATAACACGTTGTCTCTCCTGCCGCTCATGCCTCTCCTGCTTCTCGTCCCTCTCGTGCCTCTCCTGCTTCTCGTCCCTCTCGTCCCTCTCGTGCCTCTCCTGTCTCTCCTGCTTCTCGTCCCTCTCACCCCCCTCGTGTCACTCTTTTTCCTGGTCGTGCCATACCTGCGCATCAGCTGAATCGGCGGATAATCCATACACTGCATAGTTATTGGACTTGAACTCCTCAAACTTCTCCTTAAACAGCTTGGCCTGTTCGGTACAGCCTGGTGTGTCTGCTTTAGGATACACGAAGATAACCACTCCGTTGAGTTCCTTGTGCTTTTCGATTTCTCCCTGCAGGGTGGTCTGCTCGTTCTTCTCGTTCAACAGCTGAGTGTTCAGGACTTCCTCCGTCAATTTGGTGTCTGCGCGGGGGGAGAAGttcaggggggggaaatgaagCGGCCAGGAATGGAGCGGCCGCAAATGAAGCGACCacgtgggggggagaagcgaacGAGTATCGTGCCAGACAGAATCGCACATGGGGAAAGGGGCCTCTCCGCACATTGGGCAGTGGCCTCTCCGCACGGTCTTGCACCCACTGTGTGCGCGGGGGTACACACATGGGGGGAGCGATCGACTTAGACAAAAACGGAGTACACAACGAAGGTGAAGGAATCCCTCTCCACCGATGCACGTCTCCCCCATGTTGACCTCTCCAACACACCCTGCCAAGTGCACCCGCATCGGCATTTGGTTTAGCACTCCCATCAGCACTCGCATCAGCATACGCTTGAACATTTGCTTTGGCACTCGCGTCTGCTCCCTCGCGGACGTCTCAACTCACGAATGTTAAAACTTACTTTCTATCATTTTGATCAATGATACAAATgattattgaaaaaaaaaaaaaaaatcaaagggCGTTCAAACTGGTGAACGATATGAGAGTGATGTATTACACACGTTTGGCAGAAGGAGTGTGTTTCACAGAATGGAAAACAAATATACTTTAACACTATTTGTTTTGGTTGATGAAAATTGGCATCACAGATTGTGNNNNNNNNNNNNNNNNNNNNNNNNNNNNNNNNNNNNNNNNNNNNNNNNNNNNNNNNNNNNNNNNNNNNNNNNNNNNNNNNNNNNNNNNNNNNNNNNNNNNNNNNNNNNNNNNNNNNNNNNNNNNNNNNNNNNNNNNNNNNNNNNNNNNNNNNNNNNNNNNNNNNNNNNNNNNNNNNNNNNNNNNNNNNNNNNNNNNNNNNNNNNNNNNNNNNNNNNNNNNNNNNNNNNNNNNNNNNNNNNNNNNNNNNNNNNNNNNNNNNNNNNNNNNNNNNNNNNNNNNNNNNNNNNNNNNNNNNNNNNNNNNNNNNNNNNNNNNNNNNNNNNNNNNNNNNNNNNNNNNNNNNNNNNNNNNNNNNNNNNNNNNNNNNNNNNNNNNNNNNNNNNNNNNNNNNNNNNNNNNNNNNNNNNNNNNNNNNNNNNNNNNNNNNNNNNNNNNNNNNNNNNNNNNNNNNNNNNNNNNNNNNNNNNNNNNNNNNNNNNNNNNNNNNNNNNNNNNNNNNNNNNNNNNNNNNNNNNNNNNNNNNNNNNNNNNNNNNNNNNNNNNNNNNNNNNNNNNNNNNNNNNNNNNNNNNNNNNNNNNNNNNNNNNNNNNNNNNNNNNNNNNNNNNNNNNNNNNNNNNNNNNNNNNNNNNNNNNNNNNNNNNNNNNNNNNNNNNNNNNNNNNNNNNNNNNNNNNNNNNNNNNNNNNNNNNNNNNNNNNNNNNNNNNNNNNNNNNNNNNNNNNNNNNNNNNNNNNNNNNNNNNNNNNNNNNNNNNNNNNNNNNNNNNNNNNNNNNNNNNNNNNNNNNNNNNNNNNNNNNNNNNNNNNNNNNNNNNNNNNNNNNNNNNNNNNNNNNNNNNNNNNNNNNNNNNNNNNNNNNNNNNNNNNNNNNNNNNNNNNNNNNNNNNNNNNNNNNNNNNNNNNNNNNNNNNNNNNNNNNNNNNNNNNNNNNNNNNNNNNNNNNNNNNNNNNNNNNNNNNNNNNNNNNNNNNNNNNNNNNNNNNNNNNNNNNNNNNNNNNNNNNNNNNNNNNNNNNNNNNNNNNNNNNNNNNNNNNNNNNNNNNNNNNNNNNNNNNNNNNNNNNNNNNNNNNNNNNNNNNNNNNNNNNNNNNNNNNNNNNNNNNNNNNNNNNNNNNNNNNNNNNNNNNNNNNNNNNNNNNNNNNNNNNNNNNNNNNNNNNNNNNNNNNNNNNNNNNNNNNNNNNNNNNNNNNNNNNNNNNNNNNNNNNNNNNNNNNNNNNNNNNNNNNNNNNNNNNNNNNNNNNNNNNNNNNNNNNNNNNNNNNNNNNNNNNNNNNNNNNNNNNNNNNNNNNNNNNNNNNNNNNNNNNNNNNNNNNNNNNNNNNNNNNNNNNNNNNNNNNNNNNNNNNNNNNNNNNNNNNNNNNNNNNNNNNNNNNNNNNNNNNNNNNNNNNNNNNNNNNNNNNNNNNNNNNNNNNNNNNNNNNNNNNNNNNNNNNNNNNNNNNNNNNNNNNNNNNNNNNNNNNNNNNNNNNNNNNNNNNNNNNNNNNNNNNNNNNNNNNNNNNNNNNNNNNNNNNNNNNNNNNNNNNNNNNNNNNNNNNNNNNNNNNNNNNNNNNNNNNNNNNNNNNNNNNNNNNNNNNNNNNNNNNNNNNNNNNNNNNNNNNNNNNNNNNNNNNNNNNNNNNNNNNNNNNNNNNNNNNNNNNNNNNNNNNNNNNNNNNNNNNNNNNNNattttttttttggaaaggcGAAGCTGCCTTAATGCACGTATTTCATTCTTCCAGCTGAATAGTCCGTTTATTgtcttttttatcattttattgttttgttattattttatatattttttattatttttattatcatttttattattattattattttttccccccccggcAAGTACACACATGTAAATACGCCCGTATGTTTGCGGATACACACACGGGGGTGTGTACGTCCCCTGCGCGCGTTCACGTGTGTACACCTGAACCAATGAACCAGTGGGGAGCGACCCATTGGTGACTGGGCGCTGATGTGCAAACCACAGGTGAATACCCACCCGCGAATGATCATCACCGAACCGGTGTGCGCGCACTCATCCCTCTCAGCTTGCTCGcccatttgtgtgttccTAGTTCGCTCCatttcctccccccgcaAACTTGACCCATCAGACTTTTTCTGCACGCGCGCTTTACTGCTCCATTGCATTACCGCTTGGTGATACTCCTTAGGGGCGCTCCTTTGTATCACTCCTTTGTACCACTCCTTTGTATCACTCCTTTGCGATGTCCCTTCACGTTTCTCCCCTTGTTCCTCTCTTTTTGCTCTCCTGTTGCTCCCCCGTGTGTCCCCCTCAGCCGAATAACCCTCGGGGGAAAGTGGAGAGATGTGAGTTTACTCCGCCTTCCGCCAACTCTACGAGTTACAACCTCGTCGCGCGGCACCTCTCCGCCCCATGAAAAGGCACACCCCATTCACCCCGCATTCGCCCTCCGTTCACTCTCTCTTCACGCCATGCGCACCCCTCACGTGCACTGCCATCGCAGTGCATAACTGCGCATCAGTTCTCGTAACTCCGCTAACGACTAGTGgcatgtgcacatgcacacacgcgCGCATACAGGTGCATACGGCCGAGAGCTTTCCCACATGCGCACACGTGCACACCGTTCACAGTGAAACAAAGTGAACGACTCCCTGAATGACTCCCTCAATGACTCTCAAGGGTCGTCACATAACCCTTCCTTTGTGACCCCTTCACAAATTACGTTTCCCCATCACCTCCTCTCTGTTCTTCtccccaaattttttttttaattcaccaAGTTAATTGAATGCGCACCGTTCCGAGGCACGAACAGTCCAATTGCCGCACAGCCGATGGAGCCACCAAAAGTTGCAGCATAAACCAAACGGCTTGTTCAACCGAACTGGCTACGTTCGATAGTTCGCTGCCTCGACACGATTACTCTCACTTGGCAATTCGGTTACGCGCATtgcgaaaagggggaaaaaaaaaaataataaaataaataaataaagtaaaacaaaatatcaCATATTGGAGTTTCCCTGCCAATATGCCCACTACATTTGCTTCATACTAAACGTaacacaaatgtgtgcagAAGGATACTCCCTTTCTtgcacacaaatgtgtgTACCTTCCCGATTGCACTTTTCACCgcgtaggaaaaaaaaaaaaatggctagctagcTGAGTAGCTAGCTAAAACGGTTTTATGGCTGACTATCGAAGGGGTAAAAATTCCAAGCACATGACTCTTGCAACTTCGTACGAGTCTATACCAGTGTTGCCATCGGCACATGATCGTATTCCCCCATATTAGAAGGTGTCACCAGTTAGGTGATGTGGCAGCTACACAgcgaaacaaaaaggaagccaGTTACACGTTTGACCTATGGTTGAAGGTACACTGCGTGGCGATAACACCCATCACTTGTCGCCTTGCTGTACCTAGCCCATGTTTTACAACTACCACCTCCAACTGGGTGACTGTCCATACGTTTGAAGCAGAATGTTTCCTCCATGTCTCTTTTGTGTGGAAACAAATGcgcgaaaaaagaagaaaaaaaaaaaaaaaaaactgcctTGTTCATGCGAATGGGGAGAGGTCAACACAACTACGCAGCACGTACGTTAAtccatatgtacacatttttaattgaaaaagaaaaaaaagaattgccGCTACCCTCTATCACATAACTTGCAATGTGTTCGACTCGATACATCCCAGGTACTCATTGTTAATGGTGGCTATTGCAAACATGTTCGACAAGTCGTA encodes:
- a CDS encoding U3 small nucleolar ribonucleoprotein protein MPP10 (putative); amino-acid sequence: MELLKVKRYAELIDEFSRQTDELLPGEKKTPAQEKGTSQKGKKDVIEIIEYFSNMLVKFFYSDYQHNDISIVDSGFDSDQLWLFIECLIKEKKLESLLSFFEKYEKGLDSQIENRRGETQAEEYSKEEENATIGGTGQKRRAVNREDGAQFSEGTSVSLERGEAEQRGDAPGADRFFDEDEMHQFLDEEEKKMLRGQSGGGSDGDGGGDSGSDGDGGGDSGSDGDGGGGSDGDGGSGDEVDLNEFECDYEEGRKLKYGDFYEGGEEEEEEEEEEDVDEDGEDDEEEEDVGEDDEEEEDVGEDDEVDEDDGDDEDDGDDEDDLDDEDDGDDEDDLDDIDDLEDEEDLGAEGERPRGRRAPDRWSRKQTDEEIERELRTINEFDSGHRGGGDEYRSDEDGGDEAGGDKPQTEKDRVEKELIQKKHWSLTGEVFAHDRPKNSLLNLDVDIPKLNSGGNDAYVSKAVGEEEDEEGIDGRGDEKTEEGTSLKGGRKLLSKSKHRNLLNDEIEVVVKQRIQNMLFDDVEKKRIEDLDLLVNEPKERDGKEDEVNFDLLNFNKSKLSLADEYTKKYEQEIKSSHSEKKELNLQKLELMNLYKKIVHSCDSLCNDFFLPKPALLNVSNKSEQFTSLHIEETVPIILSEKDRNAPEQVFQPGHIKQVEEMHQKEKKSMRKSKKVKRKKKLLHLFGQSGKGISELKKRDEYLSGKNRKMKEEKESAARYGVGSKDQLRGKARSRYDFAGAISQAQARDARGGRSGR
- a CDS encoding hypothetical protein (putative); this translates as MRGFKFDKLAESQSLSAQEVDHLDRVSMVSLKTLKIPEQVRQKLHNLAKQFVKKKDLEKLGRYVMQKLTSRNCVELPRILPSKLLYQLQEEEEEEEGGEACGVEKKKKKQGRNKLNNLLEKKSYQCLKQHLGEYQNKRKEMEQMALAHAEDARHIGRSVSPARMTFFPESSIAYTLHNFNAHYGVMYRVLHEIRTRVPTFMPKKVLIYSGVPAVAVVALNEVYPAGGISQSSQSSHSGSSNRGSSSGNHIVAVESSDSFESISKYLTERIPNVTYQMNLYSNMEKKYDLVITSHMLLTLYDYNARNLYIKNLWERLSIGGVLIIVESGTPTGFRMIHSLRELFITELKYDRFHFIAPCPHESSRAKNVDELKFSYLVIRKCEGPRTAYKSEADAITPHEKSFFWPRVILPTIKSGKHVLIDVCSSPQNFERLVVTKSSSLIPNLRTRNGTILKGYGYKRARKLLWGDLFRFTKRISRPDARLYTPESTKQHLYRLYNRQKRRQNVTDVVDRQSREHFESRAVQFYGS
- a CDS encoding merozoite capping protein 1 (putative) — protein: TKLTEEVLNTQLLNEKNEQTTLQGEIEKHKELNGVVIFVYPKADTPGCTEQAKLFKEKFEEFKSNNYAVYGLSADSADAQLKWKEKLELPFELLCDVEKKVLKEMGCLKEDDRIARSHAVIKNDSVVSYFKKGVKPGMSAENVLKFIIKGEKDEDDAETDAKAEDDEMEGADDDDDDAGQKDAEGADINGDIKGEGKGEAEEGDTKVEGTEGSGGGDGGENNSPEDEGKNDENGKEKKVAPSAGSKKSKNGTSAGGGNAVKSKKKASKKNNNGGNKNSKAAKKGISVKKEIKKK